The Methylophilus sp. TWE2 region TATGTGTATTACCTGGGGGCCAACTTTGACTTTGCGCAACGCGTGCCTGCCCTGGCCGGACTGACAACATCGGTTGGTTACTACCTGACCAAGGCAGATGCGATTGAAGGCCCCACCGTTTCAACCAACTCGCAGGGTAAAATTGATACTTGGACGGCGATGGTGGACTATAAAATCAACAAGCGTTTCGATACTTACCTCGCCTATACCACCAACCACTTTTCAGGCGATAAATATCCAAGCGCGACAAACTATACGAATGTGACCAGCTACGGTGCCGGCTTACGTATGAAGTTCTAACTATCAGCAAAAGGCAATCATTTGAATTGCTTGTTGCAATAAAAAAGACTCAAGTAGCACTTGAGTCTTTTTTATTTGATGATGCTACTGTTTCACAAAACTGCCTACCTGGCTGAGGCAATCTCACGAGACTGCTGTACAAGCATTTGTTCAAAAGCCTCTGCCGGGACAGGTGGGGAATAGAAAAAGCCCTGCGCGTAATCGCAATGAATGTCTATCAGCAAGTCTCGTTGCAGGGCGGTCTCCACCCCTTCAGCAATGACTTTGAGCCCAAGTTTGTGTGCCATCACGATAATTGCCTCGCACAATACATAACTTTCGTTACCGGCATTCAGATTTCGCGTGAAGGACTGGTCAATCTTCAGGTAATCAATATCGAATTTGCTTAGGTAAGAAAGCGATGAATATCCGGTGCCAAAATCATCAATGGCTACCTGGATGCCCATGTCTCTGAACTGCAGCAAACGCTGCTCAACGATAGGGTCCGGATTAAGGAGCAATCCTTCGGTAATTTCCACCACAATCCGCTTACCTTCCACCCCCATGCTGCGCAAGGCGTGCACCCAGTCATTTTTTGTATCCATCTGTTCTACGAACTGGACTGGTGATTTATTGACGCTAATGGCAAAGGCGTCATCATTCACCAGTGACTGCCATTGCATTGCATGTTGTGCGGCCTGGGTTAAAATCCAGTCACCCATGGCAACAATATCGCCGGTTTCTTCGGCCACCGGAATAAACAAACTTGGACTGATCAAACCGCGTTGCGGATGTTGCCAGCGCATCAACGCTTCTGCTTTGGCAATTTTGCCTGTGGCAAGGTCAACGATGGGTTGGTAATAATCGCGCAATTCGCCGTTTTCAAGCGCCACGCGCAAATCACGCGCCAAACTGACGCGTTGTGACAGGGCCTCTTTAATCGCCATTGAGAAAAAACGCAGGTTGTTACGGCCACGATTTTTCGCCTCATACATGGCTTGGTCTGCATGCTGTATCATTTCTTCAGCATTGACCGCATCTTCAGGATATTGGCTGATGCCGATACTGACTGTGACATAGACGCGTTCACCTCCCAGAATCATCGCTTTGGAGATTTCCTGCAGTAACTGCTGGCCAAAGGCTTGTACATCGGCACAGGCTGGTTCTGGCAAAATAATGGCGAACTCATCGCCTCCCAAGCGGGCTACCAGCATTTGATCAGACAAGCATTGACGGATTCGTTGGGCGATCTCTATCAGCAATTCGTCACCACTGCGGTGACCCAGCGTATCATTCACCTCTTTAAACCGGTCCAGATCCAGTAATAACAGTCCGAGTTTTTGCTGATGGTCAGCGGCCTCGGCAATTGCCTCATGCAAGTGACTATTGAAATAACGCCGGTTGGGCAATTGCGTCAGGCTGTCGTAATTAGCCTGTTGCCAAATCACTGCATCCGCCTCTTTCTTGTCAGTGATATCAATATGGGTACCACGCATGATCCATGGCTCACCACTGCTGGTACGTGAAATCAGCCGTCCCCGATCAGTCATCCACACCCAGTGCCCGTCGTGGTGACGCATACGGATATCGCACTCATAAAAATCAATTTCCCCCTTGAGATGGCGCTCAACTACTGCAAGCGCAGTTTGCCAGTCATCAGGATGGGTTAATGATTTGACCTTGTCAGCATTGAGCGGAGCCAGCGTTTCAAGCGTATAACCCAGCATTTCTGCCCAGCGATGATTCACCTGGCACACACCTGTTTGTATATCCCATTCCCAGGTCCCGGCCCGGGTGGCATCAATAATGTCGGTCAACCGCAAGCGCTCAAGCTCAAGCTCCTCACGTTTACTTTCTATTTCAGCGGTTTTTCTTTTCACAGCAAGCCGCAGCATGAACACCAGCAAGACCAAACTCACAGCAACCGTCAACGCCGCAACCAACGCCCACAAAGCTTGGCCGTAATAGAGATGTTTCTGCAAAGGGCGGCCCTTCCATTTTGCCTCAATCGCCGCTAGTTCGGCAGGCGTGATCGCCGCCATGCCTTTTGCAATCAAACTGAGTGTTTGCTCATTCCCTTTTTTCACTGCCCGGTGAAATTCACCCTGGTAAAGTGTAAAGGCTCGCAATATGGTTTGGTCTGCGTGGGCACGATAGAGGTAATAAGTGGCCGGATAATCATCCATACACAGGATTTTGATCTCACCTTTGAGAGTGGCTGTGATCATTTCTTCGTAGTTGTTATACAGCCGGAATGATTGAACCCCGGCTTGCTTGAGGTGAAAAATACAGCCATCACCCTTTTGCACACCTACAGTAAAGCCACTTAAATGGTTGGAAGTCGCAAGACCGCCTATGCTTTCATGGGCATAGATCCCGACAGGCAAGGTGGCATACGGCGCACTGAAGCTGAATCGTTTTTCACGCTCGGGATCCTGATAAATCATTTCAATGACATCGGCATGCCCACTCTGCAGTTGCTGGAGCGCCTGTTCCCAGACAATCGCCAGCAAGGTCACCTTGACGCCTGTCTTTTGTTCCCACAATTTCCAGGTGTCAGCCACAATACCCACGGTATTACCGTTGGTATCTTTGAATAAATACGGTGGATAATTATCATCGCTAATCACCGTGATGGATTCAGCAGCGCTCACATTTATCGCGATGCTCAGACACAGCATCACCAGGCTGCAAAGACAGCAGAATCGTGACAGTTTGCCGTCAACAAAAGCACGTAAGAACCTGGCAACACACTTATTCATGGTTAATTAGATGTGGTCCTGCGATTGGTCGAAAAAGGCTCACCGCGCCATTATGAGCTGCATCATACAAACATTTACGGAAATTGTCCCTTGTACCTTTAACACAAGCCGTTATTTACGTTAAAAATACGGGCTCCCTCATCAGGCAAACAATCAACAAAAAAGCGCCAGGATCACCTTGCGCCTTCATGAAAAAGTCTGTTGATGGCTAAACGTCCGGAGCCCCAGCCTTGATTTTCGCAATCCAGTCTTCCACTTGGATGAAACCGGCCTCTTGCGCTTTTTTCGCGTCCGCCTCGGAAATCACATCTTGCACAAACTCAAGGCGCTTCCATTCAGCCAACGGGGTCTGGCATTGGGCAGTTGGCACGTAGCGTGAATTGCTCTCTCGGGTATAGCGATGGATATAGCGCGGGCAGTTTTGCCACAATTCGGACAGTGTGACCTTCACCACGAACTCGGCTTCCTGGTAAAGAGCCAACAGAGCTGGCTCCCTGGAAACCTGGCTGACGCCTTGCAACCGGATACGATGCGGGCGCTCGAATGAAATAAACAACATACCGATCTCCGCATTGCCAACCATATTGCCCACGGAAAGCTGCATGCCATTACCGTTATAAATGGGAAAAGTCAGCGTCTTGTCATCAATCACTCGCACAAAGCCAGGAAAGCCTCCTTTATATGAAACGGTAGGCCTGCCATTGTGGTCAACGGTAGACAGGAAAAACATGTCAAGGGACTCAATAAAGCCTTTGGCATCCTCATCAATCTCGGTTTTACAGGCAATTTCCTCAATGCGGTCCGCCAGCTTTCTTGTGCCTTGTTCATCCTGCACCTTGCGGTGCGTTTCTCCAAATAAACGACTCATCATTGCCCCATTCATTGACTAATTAGTATTGCATAGCATCCTACACGCGGCTTCTGGCACTTGATCGAGACAGTACGATTGCCGCGTACCTCATCAGGAGATGCCATTAAAATACACGGATAAGACGGAAACTCCATAGCCGCTCTGTTTTATCGGCCCGATCCAGCGTAGACCATGCCGTGCCCAGCTGCAAGGTGTAATATTGGCTGACATCATAATGCAACTGCGGGGTCAGCCGATAGCGCCAACTGCCTCGATGGCTGACCTCCTGGTTGAGCTCCAGGCCCAGGGTCAACCGGGGGGACACATCATAAAAAACCGTATTATTCAGCAGATAATCGACTTGAGCGCTACGATTGATATTGTGGATACGCAGCCCCAGCATACTCAAGCTTGACCATTGCGCTGCTAACTTCAGACCATAAATGTAAGTGGCATCGGCCGAAAGCGCACGCGTATGTTTGTTCACATCCACAAACGCCTGCCAACCATGTGCCATCCCCTGGCTGGCATCCATGCCCAAGGTTTTCTGCACGGCCAATTTATAGCGTTCATGGCTTGCATTCTGGAAAGGTAATTCGACTTCGATCGCCAGATCATCGGCCAGGCCATACTCCAGTTCAGGGGCCCAGTTGATATCACCCGTAAACGGGTTGTAGTCGCCTAATGCATTGATTTCAAGCTCACCCTGCTTGACGCCCAGAGGACGCACCAAGTCATAAACCATGGGCTCTGGAATTCTTAGGGAATGATCGCTATGGGCTGCATCCGGCTCGATGAATACCGGTTCGGGGAGCCTTTCTGAAGCATGCACGGAAGGATGCGCTGCCAGACTCGCGAGCCATCCGAGTAAAGGATAAAAACACTTCATCAATAGATTTATATCAATAAAATGTTATGTTAGCACACTCACTAAAGGATTCTTTGCATGCCTACGTGGTTAGTGAAAAGCGGATGCGGAAACCTTACCAATAACAAACATGTCTGCCATTTTTAAAGAGCCTATTTCCAGAGCCTGTAGGTATTTCGGCCTCTATGTTTTGCCTGGTAAAGCGCCATATCGGCCTGCTTTAATAGCTGCTTCAAAGTGACTTCAGTGTCCGGGTCAAACAAGGCAAGGCCTATACTAATATGCACCGGGATTTCCTTGTCATTGATCAACAGCGGTGTATGAAAAATGTCTAGCAGATTAATGGCAATCTGGATCAATGCTTGCTCCGACTGCTGATCTTTTACCACAATCACAAATTCGTCGCCCCCCAGGCGGCTGACCGTATCCAGATCGCGAATATTTGATTTCAGCCTGGCTGCCACGGCTTTGATCACTTCATCGCCGACATCATGGCCGTACTGGTCATTGATTGCTTTGAAATGGTCGATATCCAGCGCCATTAAACCAAACCTTTTGCGGTCACGCTTGGCTTCCGAATGCGCATAACTCAGACGGCTCTCGAGTAATCTGCGATTCGGCAGACCTGTCAGGCTGTCCATCAAAGCACCCTCTGATAAATAATAACGTTCCTGGGCAAAGAAATATGCCAGACTACCTATAAACAAGCTTAATAATGCACTCAAGACTATCCCCAGTTTGTGACTCGGTAACGATTGCATACTTTTGTTTTCAATCGCCCACTCCCATTTACCGTTCGG contains the following coding sequences:
- a CDS encoding EAL domain-containing protein, whose product is MNKCVARFLRAFVDGKLSRFCCLCSLVMLCLSIAINVSAAESITVISDDNYPPYLFKDTNGNTVGIVADTWKLWEQKTGVKVTLLAIVWEQALQQLQSGHADVIEMIYQDPEREKRFSFSAPYATLPVGIYAHESIGGLATSNHLSGFTVGVQKGDGCIFHLKQAGVQSFRLYNNYEEMITATLKGEIKILCMDDYPATYYLYRAHADQTILRAFTLYQGEFHRAVKKGNEQTLSLIAKGMAAITPAELAAIEAKWKGRPLQKHLYYGQALWALVAALTVAVSLVLLVFMLRLAVKRKTAEIESKREELELERLRLTDIIDATRAGTWEWDIQTGVCQVNHRWAEMLGYTLETLAPLNADKVKSLTHPDDWQTALAVVERHLKGEIDFYECDIRMRHHDGHWVWMTDRGRLISRTSSGEPWIMRGTHIDITDKKEADAVIWQQANYDSLTQLPNRRYFNSHLHEAIAEAADHQQKLGLLLLDLDRFKEVNDTLGHRSGDELLIEIAQRIRQCLSDQMLVARLGGDEFAIILPEPACADVQAFGQQLLQEISKAMILGGERVYVTVSIGISQYPEDAVNAEEMIQHADQAMYEAKNRGRNNLRFFSMAIKEALSQRVSLARDLRVALENGELRDYYQPIVDLATGKIAKAEALMRWQHPQRGLISPSLFIPVAEETGDIVAMGDWILTQAAQHAMQWQSLVNDDAFAISVNKSPVQFVEQMDTKNDWVHALRSMGVEGKRIVVEITEGLLLNPDPIVEQRLLQFRDMGIQVAIDDFGTGYSSLSYLSKFDIDYLKIDQSFTRNLNAGNESYVLCEAIIVMAHKLGLKVIAEGVETALQRDLLIDIHCDYAQGFFYSPPVPAEAFEQMLVQQSREIASAR
- a CDS encoding pyridoxamine 5'-phosphate oxidase family protein; translated protein: MSRLFGETHRKVQDEQGTRKLADRIEEIACKTEIDEDAKGFIESLDMFFLSTVDHNGRPTVSYKGGFPGFVRVIDDKTLTFPIYNGNGMQLSVGNMVGNAEIGMLFISFERPHRIRLQGVSQVSREPALLALYQEAEFVVKVTLSELWQNCPRYIHRYTRESNSRYVPTAQCQTPLAEWKRLEFVQDVISEADAKKAQEAGFIQVEDWIAKIKAGAPDV
- a CDS encoding diguanylate cyclase domain-containing protein, with amino-acid sequence MLAFLFWHSLFDYQRQKAENEAYIEAATYGSLLRAELDRELNSLLFISNGFSSFIKAYRHELKHEKMQAILADLWSNARHVRNLAVAVNYKVTYVYPEKNNEKIIGMDYRDLPSQWPKVKFAIDSRQGVLDGPLELIQGGNGMIFRFPIFVDDHYWGIMSTVIDTSSFMQAAFKGDHNPQFAFAIRTQDHKQVFYGDAALFKQKNIFIMHSSVPNGKWEWAIENKSMQSLPSHKLGIVLSALLSLFIGSLAYFFAQERYYLSEGALMDSLTGLPNRRLLESRLSYAHSEAKRDRKRFGLMALDIDHFKAINDQYGHDVGDEVIKAVAARLKSNIRDLDTVSRLGGDEFVIVVKDQQSEQALIQIAINLLDIFHTPLLINDKEIPVHISIGLALFDPDTEVTLKQLLKQADMALYQAKHRGRNTYRLWK